Within the Miscanthus floridulus cultivar M001 chromosome 2, ASM1932011v1, whole genome shotgun sequence genome, the region TGTTGGGCTTCTGGCACTCAAGGCACCCATGATGAAAACTACTCTTGAAGCACAACGGCTGGATATACTATTTGATCACACGAACAAATTTCAGAATGAAAAGGTACATAACTTATTTGTTATTTTATTCACTTATGTTTGGTGTGATTCCATTAGTCCTCTACTTGTCTGTTTCCTCCATTAAAGCTATAGGAAATATAGAATAGCTCTGATCATAGCAGGTTGATACTCCTCAACTAAGTTTATCAGCAATTAGCAGTGAAAACAGGTGTAACCTCAGGGGCCAAGGTCCCATCGATGACATGATTaacatgcagcctgttcgtttcggcttattcaCTCGTATCTTGCTTATAATCCACGgcttgaacagtgtttttctctcacaccaaattggccagcagtattttcagccatggcttataagccaattcagccgaaacgaacaggttgATGGTCAGTTTGAGCATCTGCTGCCCAAAAGTTGGATATTTTGATGTCGTCTTTGGTCATCAACTCAGAGTACTCTTCATGGTTGTAAACCACACTGCTCTTGCCCCCAAACTCGATAGGAAGGACTTCCGGGTCGATGTACTTGTGGATGGCCTTCATGCTCTCTTCATCCTTCGGGTAAACAAACTTCACCTTCTCGACCGTTCTCGGGTCAAGGAAATATTTGACAACCTGAAAGAATTAGCGACATTTATGTTGCAAAGGGAAACAACACCACTTCTTCTCTAAAATTTGGTTTTGAATTTGTATATTTTGAACAAAATTAGAATATTTTGTGCAACAATCACTTCTCCTATATGGCTATCTCTCAGGTCCTGTTGTTGTTCATGCAACGTGTAATTTTGTTTTGGCTATAGAAAAAAACTTGTGAATTATCTTCTGTGAGTTGTCCTTTTAATAGTATAAGTTGATTGTTTAAGATtgttcgtttcaaaaaaaaaagattgttTAAGATTGTTGCCTAAAAATCCAAACATTGGGGAAGACTGACAGACTTTACCTTCCAAAACGCTTCGAATACTTTTGGGGGATTGAATAGAAATGCAATGGCCAGCCTCTCAGGGTAATGATTTTGCAGGATGTTTACAGTTTCTCGGGCAGTCTTTATGGGCACAGCATTTGCCATTGTCCATCCTGTGAAGTCGATCAGCCAGATCATTTTCTCTTGACCTTCAGGCAGGCTGAGGATTGCATTCTCCAAAGAGTATACAAGGAACCGTATCTGTCCTTCATGGGATGATGTATTCTGAAATTTGAAAACAGTATACAGATGAATTCTGAACAAAGCTTACAGAGAGCAACGGTTTTCGGAAAGAAAAGACACTCAATGATAACACTTTAAAAAAGGGACTTCTTGCCTGCTTTGCTGGTCTCATAACGACAACCGTTCTCCCCTCTCTGTCTCGAAAACTTGCCCTGTACATTTTACCGGTTTCCCCTTCAACAGAAACTTCAGGCTAAAATACAGTAACAATGATGTTTAGTTACTTTACCGGGGTTCAGATACCATGATACTTGAGGAAAGCAACGTCAGGTAAATAAAAATCAATGGGCGGATTTATCCAgcgtatatcctctggcctgtaAGCTGCTCTCCACTTGAGACTGTCTTCCAACATTTTTCTGGACTTAGCAACATTCCAGTTACGGGCTTCTAGATATCTTTTTAAGCATGCTTCGCTGCAGTACTTCTCACCACGGGGCAGACAAAGTCTCAAGTGCAGATTTCAGTTCAGCAATCTGCTCGCTCCGGGATAGCTGTGTCAGAAATGGACAAAGAAATACTGCGATTAGAAactgtatttttttattttgcaatgaaatgacaactttcAAAATTACCTTTGCTTTTCGCTGATCAGCATCATTAGAATCGAAATGAGAGGCATGCTTTCTCCTAAACATGATTTCTTCCACTCCCAACGATGGTCAACCTAAAATGAACTGTGTCATATCGTGAAAGAATTGACAGTGAGGAACCACACACCGAATTTGTTCTAAAAGATAAAACATAAAACATAAATGCAGTATTGGTGCCAATTACAAAGCATGGTACTGGCGCCAATAATATATGTAAATATCAGGATTAGTGGATTTTACATAATACCGATTAATAGAGCAATACTTTGTTTTCAGGACACTTTCATGGACACTGAACGGTTTATATACTTTGAAAAAAAGGATACAGAATTAAATGCAGCCTAAATCCAGGATCTccatttctgcattcatagcaCTAACATAAATGCGGATTTGTTCTTAAAAGACAACATAAATGTAATTGCGGTCCTGATGCCAATTACAAAGCATGCTACTTGAATGGGATTTTACTTGATCATATATGTAAATATCAGGGTTACTGAATTTTACATATCACTGATTCATAGAGCAATACTTTGTTTTGAGGGCATTTTCATGAAGACTGAACGGTTCTTTGAAAAAAGATAATTAGTTGTAGACTACATCCAGGATTTGGGCTCCATTTCTGCATACACTCACACTGACGTGTTTGATGGTTTCTTTCCACGAAGAACAGAAAGATAATTAGTTGTAGACTACATCCAGGATTTTTGTAGACTTTTTTCCATTCCATAAACGGAAAGAACCTACTGAATGGCCGGGCTGCTACTATGGAGGAGTTAAGGGGAAAGAGGGCTCTTGTACCTAACAGCTCAACAAGATCATTCTTAGAGGAAATGACACATCTGACAAAGCCGAAATTACCAACAAGAACATGAATTGTACAGGTAGAGGTAGGCATCAAGATCTCGGCGTTTCCTCAAAAGACAAATCTTGATTCTCATATCACTTGCCGACTTCCGGTATAAACAAAGAACAGAGAAGCAGATTGTGCCAGAACAGGGGCTTTATTACTAGATCGACGGCCACAACTAAATAAACAAACCTCTGTTCTTCCAAGACCAAAGGAAACAAAAACAAGTAGAGATAACCAGACCAGTTTGCTATCGACGCGGACACTAGAAGAAGAGGAACAGAAGAGGGGGATCGAGAAAGGCTCCATACCAGCAGGATACTCAGGACAGGCAAGGAAGCCCGGCAGATGAGGCCACAGTCCAGGAACCTGCGAGTCACGCAATGGCGGAAAGACGACTAGCCATGGGCCGGCGCCggcgacggggacggggacgaaagaagaagaaaacgagTTGGACTGGAATTTTCCTCCCTCTTCTCGCTCGTTGTCCTCTCGTGGGAGCAGGAATCAACGCACTTGTGATGAGAGGCAGGCAAGGGAGGGGCTTATAGAATTGTACCGATCGGTCGCGTGCTTTTAATTGCTTTGGTGGATGGGACGGCGCTCTTGACGTCGCTTCGCCTTCGCTGACTTGCATAGTTGCATTGCACCACCGAGACCACGAGATGGAAGGGTGCTGCTATACTGCGATCGACGTCAGATAAGGAACAGGACAGCTGCAGCAAAAGGACAGAGATTGTTTTTTCCGCCTCTCCACCGGACCAGGTaatagaattgtattttttttaattgtgAGGTGTGAGTACACTACACGCATGACGCATGCTCTTTTGTTAACACAGCGCTATCAAATTAAAGTATATTAAATTTGACTGATTATATATTTACGAAATAccaatatttataatatagataACATTAAATTTTTTGTGagatatacttttataatatACCTGTTTTGTatcataaacattaatatttttatctatatattttTCAAACTTATAATACTTTAACAAAAAAATGcatttagatttttttttgaataaaGGTAGTACAATTCAGGCCACACGTACACATTTCTACTAGAGGATTTGCAAACTATTCGTATATACACAGCTTAATGTCAAACTACACTACAAATGTCACCAGAACAGAATAGTTAGTCCAAACAAGCACAGAGTTATAGGCAGGACTAAAAGCACTACCATACCAGAAACAATTAAGTTAACCAAATGAAAAGGGCAAAATGGTCAGAAACTTATATCCAGAAGCGAGTCAGGAGTCGGCGACACTAGCGGCGTTGTAGTTCTGTTCATAAGTTCATTAGACATTTTTACAGAACCTTTGAGCGATCAAGTTTTTATACCTAGTGTAATTCAATTCACGAGCACTACTAGCGCAGAATTTGACCCGTGACTCCGTGAGCACAGGTGCAGAATTTCAATTGTTAGGGACTGTGTCGCGGATGAATATATttagggcttgtttagttggcgaattttttggcgaaatagtactgtagcactttcgttgttatttgacaattagtgtccaatcatagtctaattaggcttaaaagattcgtctcgtgaatttcatctaaactgtgtaattagttttatttttttatttatatttaatgcttcatgcatgcgtccaaagatttgatgtgacgaagaatcttgaaaaattttgggaactaaacactaccttacTTCATCGGCACCTAATCAGTGACAGTAATAACAAACATGAACGAATCGTCTTATAGTCTAGTAATTGGATTACCAATGTTTTGAAACGTTGATTATGTGCCTTCAAGGAGGAATCTTCTTGAAATTGGGGGCACTAGCACTACATTTGAAAAGTAAATTTGCGCAGCTTGCCTACAACATGGGCCATCTCTCGTTCACTTGTATTTGTGTATATAATATTCGCCGTAATTGAGTGGTGTTCAGCAGGACGATGCATTTTAAGGGACCACAATCAGTATGCAAAATCCAATTTGGCTTACGAGAAGCTCTATCTAGCCCTAGATCCAATGTTATGACTTGTGAGTTAATAAATATATAAACAGGTATTTATATGCCTGCCTGCCTGCACCTGGGGATGGTTTCCAGTGAACCACCCTCTGAATAGCAACTTTTTAGCTGAGATTTCAGCTCCATCCGCTCTTTTATAGTGGTCTTGAGCTTTGAAATATCCCCCGTTTGACTAGTTTTGGATTCTTAAAAACCAGTTTTTACATTAGTTTCTAAAATCTAGATTTTGAGGAAAAAAAACTAGTGGCGATGTTTGGATCCCCAGTTtttactttatttattgctctTTGGGCCGTAGAAAAGTGGTAAAAGCTAGATATCAACAGCTTCTTGGTTTTTAAAAATCTAACAAAAACTTGCACAAGAAACTGAGCAAAAACTAAGTTGTTTGGATCCCACCAGGTTTCCAAAACCAGATTATAAAAAACTAGCAGTACGTTTTTTTCTCGCGGCAAAAAAGCATCGAACCGTACGCATTCTCTCACTGCACCGCGGGACCCACCCGTCGTCCTGGGCGACACGTAACCCAGCGGACCCGTGCAGCCACCACGCCACCTTCCTCCAGGTCAACCACCAGCTCAGGCCGACGCGATCAGCCGGGCCGGACTTCAAACTTTTCCTCTGAATGGAATGGAATATCCATTCCCTGTTGCTAGTTTCTGCGTCCCTTTGGGAGTtagggccgcgtttagttcaTCAGCCGATTCTGCGGCACACTGTAGCTACAGtatcattttgtttttatttggtaataattgtccaatcgttaactaattaggcttaaaacgttcgtctcgcagagtacaactaaactgtataattagtttttgatttcgtcaacatttagtactccatacatgtaccacaagtttgatgtgacgggaaatcttctttttgcatagtgcaaaATTCAGGAAACATGGCAAATAAACATGGCCTAGGAGTCGCGTACCCATAGGCCCCGGCACTTGCAGCGGATTTATCCTCCCAATCCCAacgagcagagagagagagagaggatcccCAGGCCGCCAGGGCACTTGCAAGGGATTTCAACCAGCAACGAGAGGGAGGGGTTTTGCTCTTGCATGGTTTGTGGCGACAAGGAGCTCGTTAAATATGGACGCCCTGCATCACTCGGACGATGAGGAGGAGCAGCGGGGCCGGTACGCCACCAGCAGCGGCAGCCCAGGCTCCAGGCTCGGCGCGCGGCGGCGGAAGCGGAGGTCCGGCGGCAGCCACCAGCACCTGCTGCTCATGGACTGCGTCGTCGGCGGCGACGGGGACGGCGGGTTGGAGGACACCGTGCCGCTGCCGGACTACGAGCGCTTGTCCCAGTCCGCGCCCCTCCACGACGACGCTGACGACGACgatgccaacaacccgcctccgGCTCTGCTGGCTgcagaggagcagcagcagcagaaggcGCAGGCGCTGGCCAAGCAGGGGGCGGCGTCCCCGCCGCCGCCAGTGCCGCCGCAGCAGAAGCCGGCGGCGTGGAGGCTGATCGAGTACGTGCGGTCAAGGAACAGGTCGGGCGGCGCAGCTGGGGCAGGGGCCGGTGGGTGCGGCGCCGGGTCTGACGGCGACTCCAGGAGCTCCGAGGACGGCGACGAagggaagaaggacaagaagaagaagaagcggtCGTCCTGGCTGCCGGACCCCGATCGCCGGTGGCCGGTGCAGGGCTTCTACTAGCGCGCCCTTGCGTGCGCCGAGGTTATCATTTTCCCAGTCTCCTCGTCAGCAAAAGTAAAACCATTAGTCATTTTTTTTTCGAGGATAAAACCGTTAGTCATGAGTCATGACGCGTCTCTGACCCATCACCCATGTGTTGGCTGCTTCAGTctctcttttcatttttttcccaTTTTCCTTCTTTTCGGTTTGGGTTTGCAATGTGCCAATGTCAATGTGGGTTTGCCATGTCAATGCACGGACATACATGACGAGGACAAACCTGGCATGCTTTTTGCGATGTACTGTACGGTAACAATGTAATGATCTGCAAGGCAATATATTTTGAGGGCGACTCACGCCACGCTCAGCTTTCAGCTTCCCGGTGCTGATGCACCATGACATGGGTAAATTTGTTTTTGCCACTAAAGAGCCTAAGAATTACCACATatctttacaaaaaaaaaaagaacaacatCATGCTCTTTTTAGTGGTTGCCACTTACCCTTACCAAAAAATAAACATTTATGCTCTTTTTAGTGGTGCCGcatattaaaaaaaaaacatatatgctCTTTTTAGTAGTGCGCCAGGGTCGATTTGTTGCCAGCTTCGCTTCCACAGCTTCTTAATTGCATCCTCTTTCTTCGATATCTTGTGTCCAAATAATCAGAAAATTTCTGACGTATCTTCCTCACGTATTTCACAACTTATatttttagggcttgtttggcatggctctggCTTTCTCTAAAAATGGCtgcggctctggctcctctgaagaaGCAGCTTCTCTGGATGAGCTAaagccgttctggaaaacgtttggcaaaacgacTCATTCGCACTAAACGATGTGAACCTACAGCAAGGAGCCacgcgaagctcgttttttaggcttctcctgcgcaggcaaaaaatagctccggctcttgaccggctccccatGCGGAGCCCTTTCCAAAACAGATGTTTAGCACAACtcctgcaggagccggagctgaagcccCTACAAGAGCCCTACCAAAGAGGCTCTTAGACTGTAGAGAGCAAATTTCACAACCAGTTGCAGTACTCTGGAAATATTACTGCAGTCATCAAACACTGCGCATTGAGTGAAAAAGAGGAAAATTCACCAGCGGTCTATGAAGTTGGCACAAGGTGTCACTTAGGTCCCCGAACTTTCAAAGTGATATCTGTAGGTCCCTAAAGTTGGCAgagggtgtcatctaggtcccaaactttcaaagtgatcaccggaggtccctaaacttggcagagggtgtcatccaggtcccaaaTACTGTAGCGATTCGGCACagaattttaaaaaaagaaatctaaaTTTTGGTAATGTAGCTACATTCTGCagaaaattctaaaaattgtatctttttaatACGATCTCGcacgaagatgatttttatataaaagttgtagctctcgacgggatctacaactttctagttttgagtttttgaaCTTGAGGTCGCTAATAcactcaaaaaaattaaataaattttcagcagtatattaatcgcgtacgaacgcttgtcgccttgaaaaaacatatctttcttatatgctatcaaatggagatactttttatatgaaaGATGTAgcgctcgatgagatctacaacattctaattttgagtttttcaatttgaagtctttaagatgttcaaaaaaatttaAAATGCAAAACCACTATACATGAACTGAAATCAGCATTTTAACTTTTTTAGCATCTTTCCGACCTTAAATTAAAAACTCATAATTAGAAAGTTGTAGGTTTCATCGAgcgctacaatttttatatagaaATTATCTCTATCAGATGACATATAAAgaagatttgttttttttcaaGGCGACAAGCGTTCGTACGtgattaatatactgctgaaaatttatttaattttttttgagtgTATTAGCgacctcaaattaaaaaaaacttaaaactagaaagttgtagatcccgtcgagagctacaacttttatataaaaatcatccGTACGAGATCGTattaaaaagatacaatttttagaattttctGCAGAATGTAACTACATTACCAAAATTTAGAtttcttttttaaaaattctGTGCCGAATCGCTACAGTAttttggacctggatgacaccctctgccaagtttagggacctgcggtgatcactttgaaagtttgggacctggatgacaccctctgccaagtttagggacctccggtgatcactttgaaagtttgGGACCTAGATGACATCCTCTGCCAACTTTAGGGACCTACAGATATCACTTTGAAAGTTCGGGGACCTAAGTGACACCTTGTGCCAATTTCGTGGACCGCTGGTGAATTTTCCTCAGTGAAAAAAGCACGCAGACATCATTTTGAGAGTTAAAACACGGAGCATACGTTGCATACCTTTACCTTGTTTATTAGCTAAAACGAGTAGGGACAGTTAAGTGCACAAACTTCAGACAATATATACAGTCTTAAAAAAACAGAGATGCAAGCACTATACCAAATCCAGAGGATGTAGGTAGGCCTACAGCTGACTACATGTGAGTACACAGCGACACACGCACTGATTGGGCGATACAGACATCCGCTCATGTCTCAGTTTTCCCCGCCCAGAGGAGGCCGGCCAGCGCGCCGGAACCACGTCTTGAACGCGGCGACCAGATGCGGGCAGTCGTCAACATTGCGGGTGGAGAACCCCAGACATTGCTGAAGCAGCTCCCGGGCTTCTGGGACAGGCAAGGTGGAAATGATCTGAAGAAACGCCTCCTCCAGCTCTTGGCAGTTGGTTGCTTTCTGGAAGTGCATTGGTTGAACAATGTCCCGGCAGACGTTTAGGACAGGGAGCCAGCTTTTGACAAGCATCATCCTCACCTGATGAAAAGACATGTAGAACAGTTTCAGATACACAGAGAAACGCAACTTCATAAGCTTATTatcaagaagcttgcaacatTCAAATGCAATCGAAGAATTGAGATTGCAGGTTCCGTTTGACAAGAATAAGATACCAAAGTGCAAGCCTGCTGCATTGCTCAAAGGA harbors:
- the LOC136538161 gene encoding LOW QUALITY PROTEIN: uncharacterized protein (The sequence of the model RefSeq protein was modified relative to this genomic sequence to represent the inferred CDS: deleted 1 base in 1 codon): MFRRKHASHFDSNDADQRKAKIAELKSALETLSARGEKYCSEACLKRYLEARNWNVAKSRKMLEDSLKWRAAYRPEDIRWPEVSVEGETGKMYRASFRDREGRTVVVMRPAKQNTSSHEGQIRFLVYSLENAILSLPEGQEKMIWLIDFTGWTMANAVPIKTARETVNILQNHYPERLAIAFLFNPPKVFEAFWKVVKYFLDPRTVEKVKFVYPKDEESMKAIHKYIDPEVLPIEFGGKSSVVYNHEEYSELMTKDDIKISNFWAADAQTDHVNHVIDGTLAPEVTPVFTANC
- the LOC136538162 gene encoding uncharacterized protein gives rise to the protein MDALHHSDDEEEQRGRYATSSGSPGSRLGARRRKRRSGGSHQHLLLMDCVVGGDGDGGLEDTVPLPDYERLSQSAPLHDDADDDDANNPPPALLAAEEQQQQKAQALAKQGAASPPPPVPPQQKPAAWRLIEYVRSRNRSGGAAGAGAGGCGAGSDGDSRSSEDGDEGKKDKKKKKRSSWLPDPDRRWPVQGFY